The following are encoded together in the Citrobacter arsenatis genome:
- the cysW gene encoding sulfate/thiosulfate ABC transporter permease CysW: MAEITQLKRYGAPRINWGKWFLIGTGMLVSAFILLVPMIYIFVQAFSKGLMPVLQNLADPDMLHAIWLTVLIALIAVPVNLVFGVLLAWLVTRFNFPGRQLLLTLLDIPFAVSPVVAGLIYLLFYGSNGPLGGWLDEHNLQIMFSWPGMVLVTVFVTCPFVVRELVPVMLSQGSNEDEAAVLLGASGWQMFRRVTLPNIRWALLYGVVLTNARAIGEFGAVSVVSGSIRGETLSLPLQIELLEQDYNAVGSFTAAALLTLMAIITLFLKSMLQWRLENQEKRAQQEENHEH; encoded by the coding sequence ATGGCAGAGATAACCCAATTGAAACGCTATGGCGCACCCCGCATCAACTGGGGGAAATGGTTTCTGATCGGCACGGGCATGCTGGTATCCGCGTTTATTTTGCTGGTGCCGATGATTTACATCTTCGTGCAGGCGTTCAGCAAGGGGTTGATGCCGGTATTACAGAACCTGGCTGACCCGGATATGCTGCATGCCATTTGGCTCACGGTGCTGATTGCGCTGATTGCGGTGCCGGTGAATCTGGTGTTTGGCGTATTGCTGGCCTGGCTTGTGACTCGCTTCAACTTCCCTGGACGCCAGCTGTTGCTGACGTTACTGGATATTCCGTTTGCCGTCTCGCCGGTGGTCGCAGGTCTGATCTATCTGTTGTTTTACGGTTCTAACGGCCCGTTGGGTGGTTGGCTGGATGAACACAACCTGCAAATCATGTTCTCCTGGCCGGGGATGGTGCTGGTGACGGTGTTCGTGACCTGTCCGTTTGTGGTGCGCGAGCTGGTACCTGTAATGCTGAGTCAGGGCAGCAATGAAGATGAAGCCGCGGTTCTACTTGGCGCATCCGGCTGGCAGATGTTCCGCCGCGTTACGCTGCCGAATATCCGTTGGGCATTGCTGTATGGCGTGGTGCTGACCAACGCCCGTGCGATTGGCGAGTTTGGCGCGGTGTCGGTGGTTTCCGGCTCGATTCGCGGCGAAACCTTGTCTCTACCACTACAGATTGAATTACTGGAGCAGGACTATAACGCAGTCGGTTCCTTTACCGCCGCCGCGCTGTTGACGCTGATGGCGATTATTACCCTGTTTTTGAAGAGCATGTTGCAATGGCGTCTGGAGAACCAGGAAAAACGCGCGCAGCAGGAGGAAAATCATGAGCATTGA
- the ucpA gene encoding SDR family oxidoreductase UcpA — MGKLTGKTALITGASQGIGEGIARTFARHGANLILLDISDEIEKLADELAGRGHRCTAVHADVRDFASVTAAVKRAKKIEGKIDILVNNAGVCRLGNFLDMSDEDRDFHIDINIKGVWNVTKAVLPEMIARKDGRIVMMSSVTGDMVADPGETAYALSKAAIIGLTKSLAVEYAQSGIRVNAICPGYVRTPMAENIARQSNPEDPESVLVEMAKAIPMRRLACPLEVGELAAFLASDESSYLTGTQNVIDGGSTLPESVSVGV; from the coding sequence ATGGGAAAACTCACGGGCAAAACAGCATTGATTACGGGCGCATCTCAGGGTATTGGCGAAGGGATTGCCAGAACGTTTGCCCGCCATGGCGCGAACTTAATCCTGCTGGATATCTCCGATGAGATTGAAAAACTGGCGGATGAGTTGGCTGGTCGCGGACACCGTTGCACAGCTGTTCATGCTGACGTCAGAGATTTTGCTTCCGTCACCGCGGCGGTGAAACGTGCGAAGAAGATTGAAGGTAAAATCGATATTCTGGTCAACAACGCCGGCGTTTGTCGCCTCGGCAACTTCCTTGATATGAGCGATGAAGATCGCGATTTCCACATTGATATCAATATTAAAGGTGTCTGGAACGTAACGAAAGCCGTTCTGCCGGAGATGATTGCGCGCAAAGACGGGCGCATCGTGATGATGTCATCTGTAACCGGCGATATGGTTGCCGATCCGGGCGAAACGGCCTATGCGCTGTCGAAAGCCGCGATCATCGGTTTGACCAAATCCCTGGCGGTGGAATATGCGCAGTCCGGCATCCGCGTGAATGCCATTTGCCCGGGCTACGTTCGTACGCCGATGGCAGAAAACATCGCACGTCAGTCTAATCCGGAGGATCCAGAATCCGTATTAGTCGAAATGGCAAAAGCTATTCCGATGCGCCGTTTGGCCTGCCCACTTGAGGTAGGTGAACTGGCGGCATTCCTGGCGTCGGATGAGTCTAGTTACTTAACTGGCACGCAAAACGTGATTGATGGCGGCAGCACTTTGCCTGAAAGCGTAAGCGTTGGCGTCTGA
- a CDS encoding anaerobic C4-dicarboxylate transporter family protein: MVLFVTQFAIVLICIGIGGRFGGIGLGAAGGLGLAILTFGFGLPPDSPPITVISIILAVITCITILQAAGGLDLFVTMAERILRKWPGAITFLGPAVAYLFTAICGTGYVAFSVYPVIAEIAADARVRPERAMSMSVIAANFGLIASPVSAVVTGTIAVLAGLHVSALDILLVTVPGTFLGCIVGCLFVFKRGHELKNDPEFQRRVAEGEFESVKAEERTANIVTKEAKRGLLIFLTGIILVVLMGSIPELRPQWNNGSGMERMSIPTTLQIIMLTTACIIMMVCRISPSKLDSGSVFKAGLVGVVAIFGLSWMMNSFFEAWHELFNTAFHGFQNPVLFGIIVFGLSAVIYSPAATAVALLPAGVLMGYPAETLVALLPLTCGSFIIPGGAQIGCVAFDRTGTTRIGKYVVNHSYMLPGLVTVVASTLFCFLFSRMLM; the protein is encoded by the coding sequence ATGGTGTTATTCGTAACTCAGTTTGCGATAGTACTGATATGTATCGGTATAGGCGGACGTTTTGGCGGGATTGGCCTCGGGGCTGCTGGCGGGTTAGGACTTGCTATCCTGACTTTTGGTTTTGGACTCCCCCCCGACTCACCTCCTATTACTGTTATTTCTATTATCCTTGCGGTTATCACATGCATCACAATCCTTCAAGCAGCCGGTGGTCTTGATTTATTCGTTACGATGGCAGAACGGATCCTCAGAAAGTGGCCGGGCGCTATCACTTTTCTCGGTCCAGCAGTCGCTTACCTTTTTACAGCTATCTGCGGAACAGGATATGTTGCCTTTTCCGTGTATCCAGTCATTGCTGAAATTGCAGCAGATGCCAGGGTACGGCCTGAGAGGGCCATGTCTATGTCGGTAATCGCTGCCAATTTTGGGCTCATTGCCAGCCCAGTCAGTGCGGTCGTTACAGGGACAATTGCTGTGCTTGCTGGATTACATGTCTCTGCTTTAGATATCTTGTTGGTCACCGTTCCCGGAACGTTCCTGGGCTGTATTGTTGGCTGCCTGTTCGTCTTTAAAAGAGGTCACGAGCTTAAAAACGATCCGGAATTCCAACGCAGGGTTGCTGAAGGTGAGTTTGAATCAGTAAAAGCTGAAGAGCGAACAGCCAATATAGTGACAAAAGAGGCAAAGAGAGGATTGCTGATTTTCCTTACCGGTATCATTCTGGTCGTGCTTATGGGTTCAATTCCTGAATTACGTCCACAATGGAATAACGGTAGCGGAATGGAGCGTATGAGCATCCCAACCACGCTGCAAATAATTATGCTGACAACGGCATGTATTATTATGATGGTGTGTCGAATTTCTCCGTCAAAACTCGATTCAGGTTCTGTATTTAAAGCAGGTCTTGTGGGTGTCGTCGCCATATTTGGTCTGTCATGGATGATGAACTCCTTTTTTGAGGCATGGCACGAATTATTTAACACAGCCTTCCACGGTTTTCAGAATCCCGTATTGTTCGGCATTATTGTTTTTGGTCTTTCGGCCGTAATTTATAGCCCAGCAGCAACTGCTGTAGCACTACTCCCCGCTGGCGTGTTAATGGGATATCCGGCAGAAACCCTGGTCGCCCTACTCCCGCTTACTTGTGGATCGTTCATTATTCCAGGAGGGGCACAGATTGGCTGTGTGGCGTTTGATCGAACCGGGACAACTCGAATTGGCAAATATGTGGTTAACCACAGCTACATGCTTCCAGGCCTTGTTACCGTTGTGGCATCAACCCTTTTCTGCTTCCTTTTTTCCAGAATGCTGATGTAG
- a CDS encoding sulfate ABC transporter substrate-binding protein: MAVNLLKKRTLTLAAMLLLVGQAQATELLNSSYDVSRELFAALNPPFEQQWAKDNGGDKLTIKQSHAGSSKQALAILQGLKADVVTYNQVTDVQILHDKGKLIPADWQSRLPNNSSPFYSTMAFLVRKGNPKNIHEWNDLVRPDVKLIFPNPKTSGNARYTYLAAWGAADKADGGDKAKTEQFMTQFLKNVEVFDTGGRGATTTFVERGLGDVLITFESEVNNIRKQYEDQGFEVVVPKVNILAEFPVAWVDKNVQANGTEKAAKAYLNWLYSPQAQTIITDFYYRVNNPQVMEKLHDKFPQTELFRVEDKFGSWPEVMKTHFVSGGELDKLLAAGRK, from the coding sequence ATGGCCGTTAACTTACTGAAAAAAAGAACGCTGACGCTGGCAGCAATGCTGTTGCTGGTGGGTCAGGCGCAGGCAACGGAACTGCTGAACAGTTCATACGATGTTTCCCGCGAACTGTTTGCCGCCCTTAACCCGCCGTTCGAACAGCAATGGGCGAAGGATAACGGTGGTGACAAATTGACGATTAAACAATCTCATGCCGGGTCATCAAAACAGGCGCTGGCGATTCTGCAGGGGTTGAAAGCTGATGTGGTGACCTATAACCAGGTGACCGACGTGCAGATCCTGCATGACAAGGGCAAGCTGATCCCCGCCGACTGGCAAAGCCGTCTGCCGAATAACAGTTCGCCATTCTATTCCACCATGGCGTTTTTGGTGCGTAAGGGTAACCCAAAGAATATCCACGAATGGAACGATCTGGTTCGCCCGGACGTGAAGCTGATTTTCCCGAACCCGAAAACCTCCGGTAATGCACGCTATACCTATCTGGCAGCATGGGGCGCGGCAGATAAAGCGGATGGGGGGGATAAAGCCAAAACCGAACAGTTCATGACGCAGTTTTTGAAAAACGTGGAAGTATTTGATACCGGTGGTCGCGGCGCAACCACTACCTTCGTGGAACGCGGTCTGGGTGATGTGCTGATCACGTTTGAATCGGAAGTGAACAACATCCGTAAACAGTATGAAGACCAGGGCTTCGAAGTGGTGGTGCCGAAGGTCAACATTCTGGCGGAGTTTCCGGTGGCCTGGGTAGATAAAAATGTGCAAGCCAACGGTACTGAAAAAGCGGCAAAGGCGTACCTGAACTGGCTGTATAGTCCGCAGGCGCAAACCATTATTACTGATTTCTACTACCGCGTGAACAACCCGCAGGTGATGGAAAAACTGCACGATAAATTCCCGCAGACCGAACTGTTCCGCGTGGAAGACAAGTTTGGCTCGTGGCCTGAGGTAATGAAAACACACTTTGTCAGCGGCGGTGAGCTGGACAAACTGTTGGCGGCGGGGCGTAAGTAA
- a CDS encoding anaerobic C4-dicarboxylate transporter family protein, which translates to MDTLFFIQLLIVLACIGIGGRYGGMGLGAGGGLGVAILVLGFGLKPSTPSITAMLIIICVIGAVSVLQAAGGLDYLVRVAEKLLRKKPQAITFVAPILTSIFTLFCGTTYVAFSLYPVVAEVAAEAKVRPERALSATVIAASVAVAASPMSAATAGMLAILHEYAGITLGQILTIALPSFFLAAIVTSFSVYKRGKELEDDPEFQRRVAAGEYEFMHTEQKKEYVASAGAKKGVVIFAIGVVLVLILGSFTGLLPSWDGKRLSTPMVIQMIMLTAALFIMIVSKVPSSTLNGGSVFRAGLMGVVAILGVSWMTATFFDAYQPELIKVFGGIVNGAPMLFGVVVFLFSLVIMSPAATVAAIMPLGVTLGIPAPFLIAIFACTCGDFIIPGANQIGCVAFDRTGTTKIGRFVVNHSYIRPGFVMVISQVIFAYLIAQVVL; encoded by the coding sequence ATGGATACTTTATTTTTTATACAGTTATTAATTGTACTCGCCTGTATTGGTATAGGCGGGCGTTATGGCGGAATGGGGCTTGGTGCTGGAGGAGGACTTGGCGTTGCAATATTAGTTCTGGGCTTTGGACTAAAACCCTCCACACCATCTATTACTGCAATGTTAATTATTATTTGCGTGATTGGCGCTGTCAGCGTATTACAGGCCGCTGGTGGACTTGATTATCTTGTGCGTGTGGCTGAAAAATTACTGCGTAAAAAACCACAGGCTATTACTTTTGTAGCCCCAATATTAACTTCCATATTTACGCTATTCTGCGGCACGACTTACGTTGCTTTCTCTTTGTATCCGGTAGTCGCTGAGGTTGCTGCTGAAGCAAAGGTCCGTCCGGAGCGAGCGTTGTCCGCAACGGTTATTGCAGCCAGCGTCGCAGTTGCAGCCAGTCCGATGAGTGCGGCAACCGCGGGGATGCTGGCTATCCTGCATGAATATGCTGGGATTACTCTTGGGCAAATACTGACTATTGCACTCCCTTCATTCTTTTTGGCTGCCATTGTCACCAGCTTTTCAGTTTATAAACGCGGAAAAGAGCTGGAGGACGATCCGGAATTTCAGAGGAGAGTAGCCGCTGGCGAATATGAGTTCATGCATACTGAGCAGAAAAAAGAATATGTTGCTTCGGCCGGTGCTAAAAAAGGTGTTGTGATCTTTGCGATTGGTGTTGTACTGGTGCTTATTTTAGGCTCTTTTACGGGGTTACTTCCCTCCTGGGATGGAAAACGACTGTCTACCCCAATGGTTATTCAGATGATCATGTTGACAGCAGCTTTGTTTATTATGATTGTCAGTAAAGTGCCAAGTAGCACCTTGAATGGTGGCTCAGTCTTCCGTGCTGGTTTGATGGGGGTTGTCGCAATACTCGGCGTTTCATGGATGACGGCGACGTTTTTTGATGCCTATCAGCCAGAATTGATTAAGGTCTTTGGTGGCATTGTAAATGGCGCTCCAATGCTTTTTGGCGTGGTTGTATTCTTGTTCTCTTTGGTCATTATGAGTCCCGCGGCGACGGTAGCCGCCATCATGCCACTAGGTGTTACCTTAGGTATTCCAGCGCCGTTTCTTATCGCTATTTTTGCCTGTACCTGTGGTGACTTCATTATACCGGGAGCCAATCAAATCGGTTGTGTTGCATTTGACCGAACAGGTACCACAAAGATTGGACGATTTGTTGTTAACCATAGCTATATTCGTCCGGGCTTTGTCATGGTTATCTCTCAGGTAATTTTTGCTTATCTAATTGCCCAGGTTGTTCTGTAA
- the cysT gene encoding sulfate/thiosulfate ABC transporter permease CysT, with protein MFAVSSRRVLPGFTLSLGTSLLFVCLILLLPLSALVMQLAQMSWAQYWEVITNPQVVAAYKVTLLSAFVASIFNGVFGLLMAWILTRYRFPGRTLLDALMDLPFALPTAVAGLTLASLFSVNGFYGEWLAKFDIKVTYTWLGIAVAMAFTSIPFVVRTVQPVLEELGPEYEEAAETLGATRWQSFRKVVLPELSPALVAGVALSFTRSLGEFGAVIFIAGNIAWKTEVTSLMIFVRLQEFDYPAASAIASVILGASLLLLFSINTLQSRFGRRVVGH; from the coding sequence ATGTTTGCTGTTTCCTCCCGACGCGTGCTGCCCGGCTTTACCTTAAGTCTCGGGACCAGCTTATTGTTTGTCTGCCTGATATTGCTGCTGCCGCTGAGCGCGCTGGTCATGCAACTGGCGCAAATGAGCTGGGCGCAGTATTGGGAAGTGATTACCAATCCGCAGGTGGTCGCGGCGTATAAAGTGACGCTGCTGTCGGCGTTTGTGGCATCGATTTTTAACGGCGTATTTGGTTTGCTGATGGCGTGGATCTTAACCCGTTATCGCTTTCCGGGCCGTACGTTACTGGATGCGCTGATGGACCTGCCGTTTGCACTGCCTACGGCGGTGGCAGGCTTGACGCTGGCGTCGCTATTTTCGGTCAATGGTTTCTACGGCGAGTGGCTGGCGAAGTTTGATATCAAGGTGACCTACACCTGGCTGGGTATTGCCGTGGCAATGGCCTTTACCAGCATTCCGTTTGTGGTGCGTACCGTGCAGCCGGTGCTGGAAGAGCTAGGTCCCGAGTATGAAGAAGCGGCGGAAACGCTCGGCGCCACGCGCTGGCAGAGTTTTCGTAAAGTGGTACTGCCGGAGCTGTCTCCCGCGCTGGTGGCGGGCGTGGCGCTGTCGTTTACCCGCAGCCTCGGTGAGTTTGGCGCGGTTATTTTCATCGCCGGGAACATCGCATGGAAAACGGAAGTGACCTCGCTGATGATTTTTGTTCGCTTGCAGGAGTTTGACTACCCGGCCGCCAGCGCGATTGCGTCAGTGATCCTTGGTGCCTCACTGTTGCTGCTGTTTTCGATTAACACCCTGCAAAGTCGCTTTGGGCGACGCGTGGTAGGTCACTAA
- a CDS encoding FadR/GntR family transcriptional regulator, with protein MDNKNELFESIKKYLLDDANRNADGRIETETELAVRFNTSRYKVRQALSTLVQMGMLERSPRRGSVLKNLEQHNINHQLLMQFDLSGFDITEFTEARILIECAIIPLATRRIFPAMLSKLENELRLIEENADNPEVADRHDRDFHLLLLQASGNRVLQVFSDVLITYFEKTRESLPANDRQYFLDTATKQREILLHIKKGDAQMASELMRAHLLEKRL; from the coding sequence ATGGATAACAAAAACGAACTGTTTGAAAGTATTAAAAAATATCTGCTTGATGATGCTAACCGCAATGCTGACGGTCGCATTGAAACTGAAACTGAACTTGCCGTTCGTTTTAATACATCAAGATATAAAGTTCGTCAGGCGCTCAGCACGCTGGTACAGATGGGAATGCTTGAACGCTCTCCCCGTCGTGGTAGTGTTTTGAAAAATTTGGAACAGCACAACATAAATCACCAGTTGCTGATGCAGTTTGATTTGTCCGGGTTTGATATCACAGAATTTACAGAGGCAAGGATCCTGATTGAGTGTGCGATTATCCCTCTGGCAACGCGTAGAATCTTCCCGGCTATGCTCTCCAAACTTGAAAATGAGCTAAGGCTCATCGAAGAAAATGCGGATAACCCCGAGGTGGCCGATCGTCACGATAGAGATTTTCATTTGCTCTTGCTACAGGCGAGTGGCAATCGAGTTCTGCAGGTATTCTCAGATGTCTTGATTACTTATTTTGAGAAAACACGGGAGTCGTTACCTGCGAACGATCGTCAGTATTTTCTTGATACGGCGACAAAACAGAGGGAAATACTGCTTCATATTAAAAAAGGGGATGCGCAGATGGCGTCGGAGTTGATGAGAGCACATTTGCTGGAAAAACGGCTGTAA